One window of the Nicotiana tabacum cultivar K326 chromosome 4, ASM71507v2, whole genome shotgun sequence genome contains the following:
- the LOC142180051 gene encoding uncharacterized protein LOC142180051 codes for MFFDGAVNVKGVGIGEILILPTGQHYSATAWLQFFCTNNTTEYGACIMGMNMAIDIDAKELLIMGDSDLIIRQAQCEWETRDIKLIQYRKHVEDLSKHFKSVEFRYIPRFHNELVDALATLAAMLSYPGNAHIDPLEIQI; via the coding sequence atgttctttgatggagctgtaaaTGTAAAGGGTGTTGGGATTGGGGAAATTTTGATTTTGCCCACAGGTCAACACTATTCAGCTACAGCCTGGCTTCAGTTCTTCTGTACGAATAACACTACTGAATATGGagcttgcatcatgggcatgaacATGGCAATTGACATAGATGCAAAAGAAttattaatcatgggagattctgatTTGATCATTCGGCAAGCACAatgcgaatgggaaactcgagatatCAAGCTTATCCAATATAGaaaacatgtggaagatcttagcaaacATTTCAAATCCGTTGAATTCAGGTATATTCCTCGATTCCACAATGAATTAGTTGATGCACTAGCTACCTTAGCGGCAATGTTGTCGTATCCAGGAAACGCCCATATTGACCCGTTGGAGATTCAAATCTGA